The Acidimicrobiales bacterium genomic sequence CCGGGGGCGGACGAGGGCCGACCTGGCCGAGGTCACCGTCGACGACGCCCTCGCCCACCCCACCTGGCGGATGGGGCCGAAGATCACGGTCGACTCCTCGACGCTCATGAACAAGGGGCTCGAGGTGATCGAGGCCCACGAGCTGTTCGGCACGCCGTTCGAGCGGGTCGAGGTCGTCGTCCACCCCCAGTCGGTGGTCCACTCGATGGTCGAGTTCACCGACGGCGCGGTGATCGCCCAGCTGTCGATGCCGGACATGCGCCTGCCGATCGCGTACGCCCTCGGTCACCCCGAGCGGTCGGCTACCCCGTTCGGCACCATCGACTGGGCCACGCTCCGGCGCCTGGACTTCGAGCGGCCCGACCTCGACGCCTTCCCCTGCCTCGGCCTCGCCTACGAGGCCGGGCGGCGGGGCGGCACCGCCCCGGCGTGGCTGAACGCCGCGAACGAGGTCGCCGTGGCCGCCTTCCTCGACGGGCTCATCCCGTGGCTGTCGATCGCCGATGTCCTGGGGACGGTGCTGGAGCGGCACGATGGAACACCGGCCACGTCGGTGGACGTTGTGATCGACATGGACCGCAGGGCCCGCCACGAGGCCCGCCGCGTGATCGAGAAGGCCGCATGACCGACGCCCCCCAGCCGCCCACCCCGCCCCCGGCCCCGCCGCCCCCCGACCCCGGGCGGGCGCGCGCCCGGCGGGTCATGACGTTCCCGGAGGGCGACGGGCGCCCGTCCGGCCAGGCCCACCAGGGCAGGACCGGCCTGGTCCTGCTCGTCCTCGGCATCCTCGCCCTCGGCCTACTCGGGGGCCTGCCGATGCTGATCGTGGTCCTCGCCATCATCGTGATGGTCTTCTTCCACGAGCTCGGCCACTACCTGACGGCCAAGGCGGCCGGCATGAAGGTCACCGAGTTCTTCATCGGCTTCGGCCCGAGGATCTGGTCGTTCCGCCGGGGCGAGACCGAGTACGGGCTGAAGGCCGTCCCGGCCGGCGCCTACGTCCGCATCATCGGCATGCACAACCTGGACGAGGTCGACCCCGCCGACGAGCCCCGCACCTACCGACAGCAGCCGTTCTGGCGCCGGCTGTCGGTGGCCGTGGCCGGCTCGGGCATGCACTTCCTCATGGCCCTGCTGCTGCTGTTCGGGATCTTCGCCTTCCACGGCATCGACCGCGACGAGGCCCGCTGGACGGTCGGCGCCGTCACCGAGGGCAGCGCGGCCGACGAGGCCGGCCTCCAGCCGGGCGACCGGGTGGTCGCCGTCGACGGCCGGGCCGTCGAGACCTTCGACGACCTCCGCGCCGAGGTGACCGGGCGGCCGGGCGACGAGGTCTCGCTCACCGTCGAGCGCGAGGGCGGCACCCGCACGCTCGAGGCGACCCTCGGCGATCGCAACCCGGCGACCGGCGAGCGGGTCGGCTTCCTCGGCGTCGGCGCCGACGCCCCCTACGTCCGCGACGACCCGCTGACCGCGGCCGGCCGGTCGTTCACGACCTTCGGCAGCATGGCCAAGGTGTCCGTGCAGGCGCTGGGCTCGTTCTTCACCCCGGGCGGCCTGTCCGAGTACACGTCGCGCCTGTTCGACGGCGGCGGCGAGGAGACCGCCACCGAGCCGGGGTCGGGCGACGAGGGCCGGGTCATCTCGGTGGTCGGCGCCGTGCGCCTCGGGGCCGAGCAGACCGAGGCCGGCTGGGTCGGCCTGGCCGAGTTCCTCGTCACCATCAACGTGTTCGTCGGGATCTTCAACCTCGTCCCGCTGCTGCCCCTCGACGGCGGGCACGTGGCCATCGCCACCTACGAGCGCATCCGTTCCCGGCGCGGCCGCCCGTACCGTGTGGACGTGGCCAAGCTCATGCCCCTCACCTACGGGGTCGTCGCCCTGCTGGTGTTCGTGGCCGTCACGTCGCTCTACCTCGACCTGGTCGACCCCGTGTCGCTCGGCGGGTAGCGGCCCGCCGATGGCCTTCCCCCGTCGCGTCACGCGCCAGATCGTCCTCCGCCACCCGACCAACCCGGTGGCGGTGGGCGGCGGTGCGCCCGTGTCCGTCCAGTCGATGACGACGACGAAGACCGCCGACGTCGAGGGCACGCTCGCGCAGGTCTACGCCCTGCACGGCGCGGGGGCCGACATCGTCCGCTGCACCTGCAACGAGGTCGAGGCGGCCGAGGGCCTGGCCCGCATCGTGCCCCGGTCGCCCGTGCCCATCGTCGCCGACATCCACCACCAGCACCGGATGGCGCTCGCCGCGCTGGAGGCCGGCGTCCACTGCCTGCGGCTGAACCCGGGCAACATCCGCAAGCCCGAGCACATCAAGCTCGTGGCCTCGGAGTGCCGGGACCGGGGCGTGCCCATCCGCATCGGCGTGAACGGCGGCTCGCTCGACCCCCGGCTCTACGAGAAGCACGGCGGGCTGACGGCGGCGGCCATGGTCGAGTCGGCCCAGCAGGAGCTCGCCTACTTCGAGGAGGTCGGCTTCGAGGACGTGAAGATCTCGGTCAAGGCGTCGAACGTGCCGCTGATGGTCGAGGCCTACCGGCAGCTGTCCGAGGTCACCGACCACCCGCTCCACCTCGGGGTGACGGAGGCGGGGCCGATGCCCGGCGGCCTGCTCAAGGGGACGGCCGGGATCGC encodes the following:
- the ispG gene encoding flavodoxin-dependent (E)-4-hydroxy-3-methylbut-2-enyl-diphosphate synthase; amino-acid sequence: MAFPRRVTRQIVLRHPTNPVAVGGGAPVSVQSMTTTKTADVEGTLAQVYALHGAGADIVRCTCNEVEAAEGLARIVPRSPVPIVADIHHQHRMALAALEAGVHCLRLNPGNIRKPEHIKLVASECRDRGVPIRIGVNGGSLDPRLYEKHGGLTAAAMVESAQQELAYFEEVGFEDVKISVKASNVPLMVEAYRQLSEVTDHPLHLGVTEAGPMPGGLLKGTAGIATLLLEGIGDTIRYSLTADPVEEARAGRQLLEALGLRERKGLDLIACPSCGRAEIDVIAVAEAAQKALGDRELPIQVAVMGCVVNGPGEAREADLGIAAGRKRGHLFVKGKVVKVVPEDAMVEALVEWGEKIAAEGLEAAMADADAGAAAEAEADRAALLDEKGADANHSEAVVTSIHRRVDA
- the dxr gene encoding 1-deoxy-D-xylulose-5-phosphate reductoisomerase, producing MPTRVAVVGSTGSIGTQTLDVVRADPGRYDVVALAAGGRSVEALAAQAEEWRPAVVAVADEGAARALADRLRPLGCEVRCTPEDPPAALASVAAGADTVVNGVVGFAGLQVTLATLRAGRRLALANKESLIAAGPLVQEARATPGAEIIPVDSEHCAIHQCLRAGRPAEVARILLTASGGPFRGRTRADLAEVTVDDALAHPTWRMGPKITVDSSTLMNKGLEVIEAHELFGTPFERVEVVVHPQSVVHSMVEFTDGAVIAQLSMPDMRLPIAYALGHPERSATPFGTIDWATLRRLDFERPDLDAFPCLGLAYEAGRRGGTAPAWLNAANEVAVAAFLDGLIPWLSIADVLGTVLERHDGTPATSVDVVIDMDRRARHEARRVIEKAA
- a CDS encoding M50 family metallopeptidase, whose protein sequence is MTDAPQPPTPPPAPPPPDPGRARARRVMTFPEGDGRPSGQAHQGRTGLVLLVLGILALGLLGGLPMLIVVLAIIVMVFFHELGHYLTAKAAGMKVTEFFIGFGPRIWSFRRGETEYGLKAVPAGAYVRIIGMHNLDEVDPADEPRTYRQQPFWRRLSVAVAGSGMHFLMALLLLFGIFAFHGIDRDEARWTVGAVTEGSAADEAGLQPGDRVVAVDGRAVETFDDLRAEVTGRPGDEVSLTVEREGGTRTLEATLGDRNPATGERVGFLGVGADAPYVRDDPLTAAGRSFTTFGSMAKVSVQALGSFFTPGGLSEYTSRLFDGGGEETATEPGSGDEGRVISVVGAVRLGAEQTEAGWVGLAEFLVTINVFVGIFNLVPLLPLDGGHVAIATYERIRSRRGRPYRVDVAKLMPLTYGVVALLVFVAVTSLYLDLVDPVSLGG